The Plutella xylostella chromosome 9, ilPluXylo3.1, whole genome shotgun sequence genome has a segment encoding these proteins:
- the LOC105386611 gene encoding lipase 1 codes for MIRIINTENSLTRQVVVVVFISMALLSFCLEDSSPRLISDNTFENFTEIVTKEGYKAEQHTVITRDGYIITFFRMYNETFKERNCTPVFVFHGVLMSCDSFLDLGKASLLYTLANAGYDVWAGNARGNYYARHHVTLNPDYDREFWNFTTDEIGGYDVPAQLDHVLLITGHSKVSIIAFSQGAECVCITLCELPEYNKKVAIYFALAPTVRLLHSTSLFFRLLVEGLVGVDVLAPKFKTFVGEILPRGG; via the coding sequence ATGATTCGGATTATTAATACAGAAAATTCACTAACAAGACAAGTCGTtgtagttgtttttattagcaTGGCACTATTATCATTCTGCTTAGAAGATAGTTCACCGCGTCTGATTAGTGACAACACTTTCGAAAACTTTACTGAGATCGTAACAAAAGAAGGATACAAGGCCGAACAACACACGGTTATAACAAGAGACGGTTACATCATTACCTTCTTCAGAATGTACAACGAGACCTTCAAGGAACGGAACTGCACTCCAGTTTTTGTCTTCCACGGCGTCCTGATGAGCTGTGATTCCTTTCTGGACCTGGGAAAGGCGTCGTTGCTGTATACTCTAGCCAACGCCGGCTATGACGTGTGGGCTGGCAACGCCAGAGGAAACTACTACGCACGTCATCATGTCACACTAAACCCAGACTACGATCGAGAATTCTGGAACTTCACTACCGACGAGATAGGCGGATATGACGTACCGGCGCAGCTAGATCATGTGCTTCTAATCACCGGCCATTCGAAAGTAAGCATCATTGCTTTTTCTCAGGGGGCTGAATGCGTGTGTATAACACTATGTGAATTGCCAGAATACAACAAGAAAGTTGCCATTTACTTTGCTCTAGCGCCGACGGTGCGACTGTTGCATTCCACTTCTCTGTTCTTCCGCCTGTTAGTTGAAGGACTAGTTGGGGTAGATGTTTTAGCtcctaaatttaaaacattcgTTGGGGAAATTCTCCCAAGAGGCGGTTAG